In the Bacillus shivajii genome, one interval contains:
- a CDS encoding glycine betaine uptake BCCT transporter, which yields MKKLTPVFMISVIIAAAFILWGVIAPSNMEYVTSNIQGFITNQFGWFYLLAATGFLTFAIFLIVSPIGRIKLGKENEEPEYNYLTWFSFLFTAGMGIGLVFWGVSEPMYHFYTPPPAEGNLDEYSAAGVALRYSFFHWGLHPWAIYSVVALALAYFKFRKGSPGVLSAAFEPLLGDRVNGGIGTTINVIVVFATIFGVATSLGFGTAQIGGGISNLTGVDNSILLQMIIILVITILYMTSSQTGLNVGIRILSKTNIYLAGFLMLFLLFSGPTNFIMNSFTQTLGSYIQNLIGMSFRLDTFNVEQTWVEDWTIFYWAWWIAWAPFVGTFIARVSRGRTIREFVLGVIAVPTIFGALWFSVFGATAINLDFYQGVDIMGVIESAGMETALFVVLQQFQFGTIMSIIAILLIASFFITSADSATFVLGMQTTNGSLNPPNNVKFVWGIIQSATAAVLLLSGGLDALQTASIIAAFPFAIIMIFMIISLLRALRAEKIPPRKPKKYDE from the coding sequence GTGAAAAAACTAACACCTGTATTTATGATTTCAGTTATTATAGCAGCTGCATTTATACTTTGGGGGGTTATTGCCCCTAGTAATATGGAGTATGTAACATCAAATATTCAAGGATTTATTACAAATCAGTTTGGATGGTTCTACTTACTCGCTGCTACAGGGTTTCTAACCTTTGCTATTTTCTTAATTGTAAGTCCGATTGGACGCATTAAATTAGGAAAAGAGAATGAAGAACCAGAGTATAACTATTTAACTTGGTTTTCATTTTTATTTACTGCCGGAATGGGAATTGGCTTAGTGTTCTGGGGTGTTTCTGAACCGATGTACCATTTTTACACTCCACCTCCTGCAGAAGGTAACCTAGATGAATATTCTGCTGCAGGGGTAGCTTTGCGTTATTCATTCTTCCACTGGGGGTTACACCCTTGGGCAATTTATTCAGTTGTTGCATTAGCTCTTGCCTATTTTAAATTCCGTAAAGGCTCTCCAGGGGTCCTAAGTGCTGCATTTGAACCCTTGTTAGGTGACAGAGTTAATGGGGGGATTGGAACAACGATTAATGTAATTGTTGTTTTTGCGACGATTTTCGGTGTTGCTACATCATTAGGTTTCGGTACCGCACAAATTGGTGGTGGTATTTCTAACTTAACTGGTGTCGATAATAGTATCCTTCTACAAATGATCATTATTTTGGTCATTACGATTCTGTATATGACGTCCTCTCAAACAGGATTGAATGTAGGAATCCGTATTTTAAGTAAGACAAACATTTATTTAGCTGGTTTTTTAATGTTATTCTTGCTATTTTCCGGTCCAACAAATTTCATCATGAATTCCTTTACACAGACTTTAGGTAGTTACATCCAAAACTTAATCGGCATGAGCTTTAGATTAGATACGTTTAATGTTGAGCAAACTTGGGTTGAGGATTGGACAATATTCTATTGGGCTTGGTGGATTGCATGGGCACCTTTCGTAGGTACCTTTATCGCCCGTGTATCAAGAGGGCGAACGATCCGGGAATTCGTTCTAGGGGTCATTGCTGTTCCTACAATTTTCGGAGCCTTATGGTTTTCAGTCTTTGGTGCTACGGCGATTAATTTAGACTTTTATCAAGGCGTAGATATTATGGGTGTCATTGAAAGCGCAGGAATGGAAACAGCACTCTTCGTTGTATTACAACAGTTCCAATTCGGAACAATTATGTCTATTATTGCGATCTTGTTAATTGCTTCCTTCTTTATTACGTCTGCAGACTCTGCAACATTCGTATTAGGAATGCAAACGACAAATGGAAGCTTAAATCCACCGAATAACGTTAAATTTGTATGGGGGATTATTCAATCTGCTACTGCAGCTGTTTTACTCTTATCTGGCGGACTAGACGCTCTACAAACTGCTTCGATAATTGCAGCATTTCCATTTGCAATTATAATGATTTTTATGATCATCAGTTTATTAAGGGCATTGCGCGCTGAAAAAATTCCTCCAAGAAAACCAAAAAAGTATGATGAATAA
- the lpdA gene encoding dihydrolipoyl dehydrogenase, translating into MVVGDFPVEVDTLVIGSGPGGYVAAIRAAQLGQKVTVVEKGNLGGVCLNVGCIPSKALIEAGHRFHNAGNSEDMGISVEKVNLDFSKVQEWKQSVVNKLTGGVEGLLKGNNVDIVKGEAYFVDDSTVRIMDEKSSQTYKFNNCIVATGSHPIELPAFKWSDRVVSSTGALALEDVPKKLIVIGGGYIGTELGSAYADLGSEVTILEGSKSILPGFEKQMSQLVAKRLKKNGVTIKTEAFAQSMEETDSGVKIKAEVKGKEEEFEGDILLVTVGRKPNTEELGLEQAGVELDDKGLIKIDKQCRTASKNIFAIGDIVDGPQLAHKASYEAKVAAEAIAGEPAEIDYTAIPAVVFAAPELATVGLNEQEAKDEGYEIEVAKFPFAANGRALSLNETDGFVKMVTRKEDGLVLGVQIAGANASDMISEACVAIEAGMTAEDLALTIHAHPSLGEITMETAEVALGMPIHIVK; encoded by the coding sequence ATGGTAGTAGGAGATTTTCCGGTAGAGGTTGACACACTCGTCATAGGTTCAGGTCCAGGAGGATATGTTGCAGCTATTCGTGCAGCACAGCTAGGACAAAAAGTAACAGTTGTAGAGAAAGGAAACCTTGGAGGAGTATGTTTAAATGTTGGTTGTATTCCTTCAAAAGCCTTAATTGAAGCGGGTCACCGTTTTCATAACGCAGGTAATTCAGAAGATATGGGGATTTCTGTAGAAAAAGTAAATTTAGATTTTTCAAAAGTACAGGAGTGGAAGCAGTCAGTTGTAAATAAACTTACTGGTGGAGTAGAAGGTCTTCTTAAAGGCAACAATGTTGACATCGTCAAAGGTGAAGCATACTTCGTTGATGATTCTACTGTACGTATTATGGATGAAAAGTCTTCACAAACATATAAGTTCAACAACTGTATTGTTGCAACAGGTTCTCACCCAATTGAGCTACCAGCATTTAAATGGAGTGACCGTGTTGTTTCTTCAACCGGTGCTTTAGCACTAGAAGATGTACCAAAGAAACTGATCGTTATCGGTGGTGGATACATTGGTACTGAACTAGGTTCAGCTTACGCTGACTTAGGTTCTGAAGTTACGATCTTAGAAGGTTCTAAATCTATCCTTCCAGGGTTTGAGAAGCAAATGAGTCAATTAGTTGCAAAACGCCTGAAGAAAAATGGTGTAACGATTAAAACAGAAGCGTTTGCTCAAAGCATGGAAGAAACGGATAGCGGTGTGAAGATTAAAGCGGAAGTGAAAGGCAAAGAAGAGGAATTTGAAGGAGATATTCTTCTTGTTACTGTTGGACGTAAGCCAAATACAGAAGAACTCGGACTAGAACAAGCTGGTGTTGAGTTAGATGATAAAGGCTTAATTAAAATTGATAAGCAGTGCCGTACAGCGTCTAAAAACATTTTTGCAATCGGTGATATCGTTGACGGTCCACAGCTTGCACATAAAGCTTCTTATGAAGCTAAAGTAGCAGCTGAAGCAATCGCTGGAGAGCCAGCAGAAATTGATTACACAGCAATCCCGGCTGTTGTATTCGCTGCACCAGAGCTTGCAACTGTAGGCTTAAATGAACAAGAGGCAAAAGATGAAGGTTATGAAATTGAAGTAGCCAAATTCCCATTTGCAGCTAATGGACGAGCATTGTCATTAAATGAAACGGATGGTTTCGTGAAAATGGTTACTCGTAAAGAAGATGGACTAGTATTAGGTGTTCAAATTGCGGGGGCAAACGCTTCTGATATGATCTCTGAAGCATGTGTTGCGATTGAAGCAGGTATGACTGCTGAAGATTTAGCATTAACAATTCATGCTCACCCATCATTAGGGGAAATTACGATGGAGACAGCAGAAGTAGCATTAGGAATGCCAATCCATATTGTAAAATAA
- a CDS encoding dihydrolipoamide acetyltransferase family protein, with amino-acid sequence MAYEFKMPDIGEGIHEGEIVKWEVKEGDEVKEDDVLCEVQNDKAVVEIPSPVDGTIEKIHVEEGVVTTVGSVIVSFDTDAEQPPEAHGHGEEEAPAQEEPKAEEKSEEPAAEATQSEEVDESRRIIAMPSVRKYAREKGADIRKVSGSGKNGRVLKEDIDKFLSGNQAVSEEAQTTETKTEEKAAEKQPVKAYTPAQGEAETREKMSGIRKAISKAMVNSKHTAPHVTLMDEIDVTDLVAHRKKFKAVGQEKGIKLTYLPYVVKALTSALREYPMLNTSLDDATDEIVHKHYYNIGIAADTEKGLLVPVVKDADRKSIFAISDEINQLASKAREGTLASDEMKGASCTITNIGSAGGQWFTPVINHPEVAILGIGRIEEKAVVRDGEIVVAPVLALSLSFDHRIIDGVTAQQALNHVKRLLNDPQLIVMEG; translated from the coding sequence GTGGCATACGAATTTAAAATGCCGGATATCGGTGAAGGTATTCACGAAGGTGAAATTGTAAAGTGGGAAGTTAAAGAGGGGGACGAAGTAAAAGAAGACGACGTCCTATGTGAAGTACAAAATGATAAAGCAGTTGTAGAAATCCCTTCTCCTGTTGATGGAACGATTGAAAAGATTCATGTAGAAGAAGGTGTTGTAACAACTGTTGGATCGGTTATTGTGTCATTTGATACTGATGCAGAGCAACCACCTGAAGCTCATGGTCATGGGGAAGAAGAAGCTCCAGCACAAGAAGAGCCTAAGGCAGAGGAAAAATCAGAAGAACCAGCAGCTGAAGCTACACAATCTGAAGAGGTTGATGAAAGCCGTCGCATTATCGCAATGCCTTCAGTACGTAAATATGCACGAGAAAAAGGTGCAGATATTCGTAAAGTAAGTGGTTCAGGGAAAAACGGTCGTGTATTAAAAGAAGATATTGATAAATTCCTTTCTGGTAATCAAGCCGTTTCTGAAGAAGCACAAACTACTGAAACGAAAACAGAAGAAAAAGCAGCAGAAAAACAACCTGTTAAAGCTTATACACCAGCTCAAGGTGAAGCAGAAACTCGTGAGAAAATGTCTGGTATCCGTAAGGCGATTTCAAAAGCGATGGTTAATTCCAAGCATACTGCACCACACGTAACGTTAATGGATGAAATCGATGTAACTGATTTAGTTGCACACCGTAAGAAATTTAAAGCAGTAGGACAAGAGAAGGGTATTAAGTTAACTTACCTTCCGTATGTTGTTAAAGCTTTAACTTCTGCATTACGTGAGTATCCAATGTTAAACACATCTTTAGATGATGCAACGGATGAGATTGTTCATAAGCATTACTACAATATCGGTATTGCTGCAGATACAGAAAAAGGTTTACTAGTTCCAGTCGTAAAAGATGCTGACCGTAAGTCAATCTTTGCTATTTCTGATGAAATTAATCAGCTAGCATCGAAAGCACGTGAAGGAACGCTTGCTTCTGATGAAATGAAGGGCGCATCTTGTACTATTACGAACATCGGTTCTGCAGGCGGACAATGGTTTACACCAGTAATTAACCACCCAGAAGTAGCAATCCTAGGAATAGGCAGAATTGAAGAGAAGGCAGTAGTTAGAGATGGAGAAATCGTTGTTGCTCCAGTTCTTGCCTTGTCATTAAGCTTCGATCATCGTATTATTGATGGAGTAACAGCACAGCAAGCGCTTAACCATGTTAAACGTTTGTTGAATGATCCACAATTAATTGTAATGGAGGGCTAA
- a CDS encoding alpha-ketoacid dehydrogenase subunit beta, protein MAQMTMIQAITDAMRNELKNNEDVLVFGEDVGQNGGVFRATEGLQKEFGEDRVFDTPLAESGIGGLATGLGVTGFRPVMEIQFFGFVFETFDAIAAQMARMRYRSGGVYSSPVTIRSPFGGGVKTPELHADSLEGLMAQTPGVKVVIPSTPYDAKGLLISAIRDNDPVVYLEHMKLYRSFREEVPEEEYTLPLDKADVKREGKDVTIVTYGAMVHSSLKAAEELAKDGIEAEVIDLRVISPLDIDTIISSVEKTNRAIVVQEAQKQAGIAANVVAEINDRAILSLEAPVLRVTAPDTVYPFAAAEDSWLPSYKDVIEKVQQVINF, encoded by the coding sequence ATGGCGCAAATGACAATGATCCAAGCAATCACGGATGCCATGCGTAACGAATTAAAGAACAATGAAGATGTTCTTGTGTTCGGTGAAGACGTTGGGCAAAATGGCGGTGTATTCCGTGCTACAGAAGGATTACAAAAAGAATTCGGCGAAGACCGTGTATTTGATACACCTCTTGCAGAGTCAGGAATTGGTGGTCTGGCAACAGGTCTAGGTGTAACTGGATTCCGTCCTGTTATGGAGATTCAGTTCTTTGGATTTGTATTCGAAACATTTGATGCAATTGCAGCACAAATGGCTCGTATGCGCTATCGTTCAGGAGGCGTTTATTCTTCTCCGGTAACGATTCGTTCTCCTTTCGGTGGTGGAGTTAAGACACCTGAATTGCATGCAGACAGCTTAGAAGGGTTAATGGCACAAACACCTGGAGTGAAAGTTGTTATTCCTTCTACACCTTATGATGCAAAAGGGCTACTAATTTCTGCTATTCGCGATAATGACCCAGTTGTATATTTAGAGCACATGAAACTATATCGCTCATTCCGTGAAGAAGTACCTGAAGAAGAATATACGCTTCCTTTAGATAAAGCAGATGTTAAACGTGAAGGTAAAGACGTAACGATTGTCACTTATGGTGCAATGGTCCATTCTTCATTAAAAGCAGCAGAAGAGCTAGCAAAAGACGGTATCGAAGCTGAAGTTATCGACTTACGTGTAATCAGCCCATTAGATATCGACACAATCATTTCCTCTGTTGAGAAGACGAATCGTGCGATTGTTGTTCAAGAAGCTCAAAAACAAGCAGGAATTGCTGCCAATGTTGTGGCAGAGATTAATGACCGTGCTATTTTAAGCCTAGAAGCTCCTGTCCTTCGTGTAACAGCTCCTGACACTGTATATCCGTTTGCAGCAGCAGAAGATAGCTGGTTGCCAAGCTATAAGGATGTTATCGAGAAAGTACAACAAGTAATCAACTTCTAA